The following coding sequences are from one Clostridioides difficile ATCC 9689 = DSM 1296 window:
- a CDS encoding CooT family nickel-binding protein codes for MCESSAFICKSNNELEKVMENVVNIDPCDGKIYLTDLLGEQKIIDGIIKEIRLMDHKIIIQEN; via the coding sequence ATGTGTGAATCATCAGCTTTCATTTGTAAAAGTAATAATGAGTTAGAAAAGGTTATGGAAAATGTGGTTAATATAGACCCTTGTGATGGAAAGATTTATTTAACGGATTTATTAGGAGAGCAAAAGATAATAGATGGGATAATTAAAGAAATAAGATTGATGGACCATAAGATAATAATACAAGAAAATTAA
- a CDS encoding DUF3842 family protein, producing the protein MIIAVIDGMGGGIGAQIVSSLREELPTYVEIYALGTNSIATSSMMKAHANKGATGENAIVVSAKKANIIVAPISVIIPNSMMGEVTCNISEAIADSEALKILLPIMPENVELVGLEGKPLALLVKDSVNLIKKEFNIK; encoded by the coding sequence ATGATAATAGCAGTGATAGATGGAATGGGTGGAGGTATTGGAGCCCAGATAGTTTCTTCTTTGAGAGAAGAGTTACCTACATATGTAGAAATTTATGCACTAGGGACTAATTCTATAGCAACTAGTTCTATGATGAAAGCTCATGCTAATAAAGGAGCTACAGGGGAAAATGCTATAGTAGTATCAGCTAAAAAAGCAAATATAATAGTTGCACCTATTTCTGTAATAATACCTAATTCTATGATGGGAGAAGTTACTTGTAATATAAGTGAAGCTATTGCAGACAGTGAGGCACTTAAGATACTTTTACCTATTATGCCAGAAAATGTGGAGTTAGTTGGATTAGAAGGTAAACCATTAGCACTACTTGTAAAAGATTCTGTAAACCTTATAAAAAAAGAGTTTAATATAAAATAA
- the hisJ gene encoding histidinol-phosphatase HisJ gives MKDGHIHSPYCPHGSKDDFEKYVQRAMDVGITEMTFTEHFPYANGFRDPAPENDSCMSIEDLPKYFNDVKKLKEKYEGKIKINVGSEVDFIEGYEEGIKENLNKYGKELEDSLLSVHIIKIDDDYYCVDYSVEEFQNLIDKLGSIEAVYNKYYETLIKAVNSDLGIHKPKRIGHLNLVRKFNQVFPYDYKGNTILEELIKLIKEKGYELDYNVSGNRKEYCKEPYIDGYLLELVKKYDIPLVLGSDSHCAEEINKYDII, from the coding sequence ATGAAAGATGGTCATATACATTCACCTTATTGTCCTCATGGAAGTAAGGATGATTTTGAAAAATATGTACAAAGAGCAATGGATGTTGGAATAACAGAAATGACATTTACAGAACATTTTCCGTATGCAAATGGATTTAGAGACCCTGCTCCTGAAAATGATAGTTGTATGAGTATTGAAGATTTACCAAAGTATTTTAATGATGTCAAGAAGTTGAAAGAAAAGTATGAGGGTAAAATCAAGATAAATGTTGGGTCGGAAGTGGATTTTATAGAAGGATACGAAGAAGGGATAAAGGAGAATTTAAATAAATATGGAAAGGAATTAGAGGATTCTCTTTTATCAGTACATATAATTAAGATTGATGATGATTATTATTGTGTAGATTACAGTGTAGAGGAGTTTCAAAATTTAATCGACAAATTAGGAAGTATTGAAGCTGTTTATAATAAGTATTATGAAACATTGATAAAAGCTGTAAATTCAGATTTAGGTATACATAAACCAAAAAGAATAGGTCATTTAAATTTAGTTAGAAAGTTTAATCAGGTATTTCCATACGATTATAAAGGAAATACAATTCTTGAAGAGTTAATAAAGTTAATTAAAGAAAAAGGTTATGAACTTGATTATAATGTTTCTGGAAATAGAAAAGAGTACTGCAAAGAGCCTTATATAGATGGATACTTATTAGAGTTGGTAAAAAAATACGATATTCCATTAGTTTTAGGTTCTGATTCTCACTGTGCAGAGGAAATAAATAAATACGATATTATTTAG
- a CDS encoding DUF4300 family protein — protein sequence MKKRLIIMILSVVLVLSSILTIFAYSNIKYNNNNKLIYSNMIDKKTQNSVKEILKENKINEKDIDTFIKAVNNYNKLQVKILQNNINISKSGYSSINAKQVPYNLEKLQDNWVKKFPDYMDVNCRITAFRLFKDFINSNKKFTGDSIDLNVDLDTIMNNKDAKFSTKDVEKFINFFSAIPAKDTDDTIKISEQIKNEWKKRKISFKNNKNISIINGFLRYPETKNVFIGHTGICIKTKNGILFLEKYGVTSPYQVTKFKNKEDVKNYMFNRLKMSEGEIELPDPIIMENDKLMK from the coding sequence ATGAAAAAAAGATTAATAATAATGATATTGTCTGTTGTCTTAGTACTATCAAGTATACTTACGATATTTGCATATTCAAATATTAAATATAATAATAATAATAAATTGATATATTCTAATATGATAGATAAAAAAACTCAAAATAGTGTAAAGGAAATCCTAAAAGAAAATAAAATTAATGAAAAAGACATAGATACATTTATTAAAGCAGTCAACAATTATAATAAATTGCAAGTTAAAATACTTCAAAATAATATAAATATATCTAAATCTGGATATTCTTCAATCAATGCAAAACAAGTTCCATATAACCTAGAAAAATTGCAAGATAATTGGGTGAAAAAATTCCCTGATTATATGGATGTAAATTGTAGAATAACTGCTTTTAGACTTTTTAAAGATTTTATAAATTCAAATAAGAAATTTACTGGAGACTCTATTGACTTGAATGTCGACTTGGACACTATAATGAATAATAAAGATGCTAAATTTAGCACCAAAGATGTAGAAAAATTTATCAACTTCTTTTCTGCAATACCAGCTAAAGATACAGATGATACAATCAAAATTTCAGAACAAATAAAAAATGAATGGAAAAAAAGAAAAATATCTTTTAAAAATAATAAAAATATATCTATTATAAATGGATTTCTTCGTTATCCAGAAACTAAAAACGTATTTATAGGTCATACAGGCATATGCATTAAAACTAAAAATGGCATTCTATTTTTAGAAAAATATGGTGTTACATCACCTTATCAAGTTACTAAATTTAAAAATAAAGAAGATGTAAAAAATTATATGTTTAATAGATTGAAGATGTCAGAAGGTGAAATTGAATTACCTGACCCTATAATAATGGAAAACGATAAACTTATGAAATAA
- a CDS encoding aminotransferase — MYLNLYKHYKVAKSSSQTPNTPNVTLIFALNEALTEFLEDDSKIERYKECSAILRNGMEELGLTFLLPDKYMSNTVTSVFLPKEINVNEFILGLERESGYVVYPGKGKFLDANIFQVANMGEIYPEDCYKFLDILKSKLEIKKVI; from the coding sequence GTGTATCTTAATCTTTATAAACACTATAAAGTTGCTAAATCATCTTCTCAAACACCAAATACACCTAATGTTACTTTAATATTTGCCCTTAATGAAGCTTTAACTGAGTTTTTGGAAGATGACAGTAAAATAGAAAGATACAAAGAATGTTCTGCTATTTTAAGGAATGGTATGGAAGAATTGGGTCTAACATTTTTACTTCCAGATAAGTATATGTCTAATACAGTAACATCTGTATTTCTACCTAAAGAAATCAATGTAAATGAGTTTATATTAGGGCTAGAAAGGGAAAGTGGCTATGTTGTCTATCCAGGAAAAGGCAAATTCCTAGATGCTAACATATTCCAAGTAGCAAATATGGGAGAAATATATCCAGAAGATTGTTATAAATTCTTAGATATCTTAAAATCAAAATTGGAGATAAAAAAAGTTATATAA